The following proteins come from a genomic window of Deltaproteobacteria bacterium:
- a CDS encoding DEAD/DEAH box helicase family protein, protein MKLQFDPNQAFQLDAVRAVADLFEGQPQGGPAFSVVHTEAIGALFPGQERTELGLGNQVLVSEERLLANTREVQERNDIEVADPAAPLAAWELFDAPANQARRCPHFTVEMETGTGKTYVYLRTIFELSRRYGFRKFVIVVPSVAVREGVLKNIEITKDHFRALYDQLACEHFVYDARRVSRLRQFALGTTLQILVINIDAFRRNFMGSEEEQKSNVIYRGSDQLSSRAPIDFVQAARPIVIIDEPQSVDSTERAQEAIRALNPLCTLRYSATHRDLYNPVYRLDPVRAFELRLVKQIVVAGAAAEAGANDAFVRLEQVDNRRGIKAKLRIHVQQPGGPKEKSVTLGAGADLYALSNERACYRDGFSVAEIDCEPGRERVRFSSGRELRLGEEMGGLRDDGWRAQIKHTVAKHLEKELQVRERGIKVLSLFFVDRVANYRDYDGAGQPVQGKFALAFEEALAELAKQERFRSIPWLELPFAKLHDGYFAQDRKGVLEDTRGDTQADDAVYELIMRNKEQLLSLDEPLRFVFSHSALREGWDNPNVFQICTLNETRSTLKKRQEIGRGLRLPVDQTGRRVFDESVNRLFVMANESYEDFARALQSEYEEDCGVRFGKVPITALARLVRVVGGEEQPIGRVAAGEIRDSLVGQGLLDAEGRIQPAFDPRKPGFALVLPDAHAPLAPAVVDLLASYQIERHIQRERDQRENVLRKEVQLGPEFEALWNRIKPRTTYRVEFDTETLVARSLAALRRMPRIEKPVVRVSAGRIAIGRGGVSAAGAGVSDEEVDWGDRPVPDVLAYLQNETELTRATLARILRECGRLAELFADPQRFLDAVAAILKHALHRLLVDGIKYERLGGPDGDSEWEMTRFESPELVDHLRSLEVKRSIYPYVQYDSEVERKFAERLDQRDDIRLFVKLPRWFVVDTPVGAYNPDWAIVKQADETVYLVRETKSTKDFLKLRSLEADKVRCGERHFAALGVSFQAVVSADEV, encoded by the coding sequence ATGAAGCTCCAGTTCGACCCCAACCAGGCCTTCCAGCTCGACGCGGTCCGCGCCGTCGCGGATCTCTTCGAGGGGCAGCCCCAGGGCGGGCCGGCGTTCTCGGTGGTGCACACCGAAGCGATCGGAGCCTTGTTCCCGGGTCAGGAGCGCACCGAGCTGGGCCTCGGGAACCAGGTGCTCGTCTCCGAGGAGCGGCTCCTCGCCAACACGCGCGAGGTGCAGGAGCGCAACGACATCGAGGTCGCCGATCCCGCCGCACCGCTCGCGGCCTGGGAGCTGTTCGACGCGCCGGCGAACCAGGCCCGGCGCTGCCCGCACTTCACGGTCGAGATGGAGACCGGGACCGGCAAGACCTACGTCTACCTGCGCACGATCTTCGAGCTGTCGCGACGCTACGGCTTCCGCAAGTTCGTGATCGTCGTTCCGAGCGTGGCGGTCCGCGAGGGCGTGCTCAAGAACATCGAGATCACGAAGGACCACTTCCGGGCGCTCTACGACCAGCTCGCCTGCGAGCACTTCGTGTACGACGCCCGGCGCGTGAGCCGGCTGCGCCAGTTCGCGCTCGGCACGACCCTCCAGATCCTCGTCATCAACATCGACGCCTTCCGCCGCAACTTCATGGGCAGCGAGGAGGAGCAGAAGAGCAACGTCATCTACCGGGGGAGCGACCAGCTCTCGAGCCGCGCCCCGATCGACTTCGTCCAGGCGGCGCGCCCGATCGTGATCATCGACGAGCCGCAGAGCGTCGACTCGACCGAGCGCGCGCAGGAGGCGATCCGGGCGCTCAATCCCCTCTGTACGCTCCGCTACTCGGCGACCCACCGCGATCTCTACAACCCCGTCTACCGGCTCGATCCCGTGCGGGCCTTCGAGCTGCGGCTCGTGAAGCAGATCGTGGTGGCGGGCGCGGCGGCCGAGGCGGGCGCCAACGACGCCTTCGTGCGGCTCGAACAGGTCGACAACCGTCGCGGCATCAAGGCGAAGCTGCGGATCCACGTGCAGCAGCCCGGCGGCCCGAAGGAGAAGTCCGTCACCCTCGGCGCCGGCGCCGATCTCTACGCGCTCTCGAACGAGCGCGCCTGCTACCGGGACGGCTTCTCGGTGGCCGAGATCGACTGCGAGCCCGGGCGCGAGCGCGTGCGCTTCAGCAGCGGCCGCGAGCTGCGCCTCGGCGAGGAGATGGGAGGCCTGCGCGACGACGGCTGGCGCGCCCAGATCAAGCACACGGTCGCGAAGCACCTGGAGAAGGAGCTCCAGGTGCGGGAGCGCGGGATCAAGGTGCTGTCGCTCTTCTTCGTGGACCGGGTCGCCAACTACCGGGACTACGACGGCGCCGGCCAGCCGGTGCAGGGCAAGTTCGCGCTCGCCTTCGAGGAGGCGCTGGCCGAGCTGGCGAAGCAGGAGCGCTTCCGTTCGATCCCGTGGCTCGAGCTTCCCTTCGCGAAGCTCCACGACGGCTACTTCGCGCAGGACCGCAAGGGCGTCCTCGAGGACACGCGCGGCGATACCCAGGCCGACGACGCGGTCTACGAGCTGATCATGCGCAACAAGGAGCAGCTCCTCTCGCTCGACGAGCCGCTCCGCTTCGTCTTCAGCCACTCGGCTCTTCGTGAAGGCTGGGACAATCCCAACGTCTTCCAGATCTGCACGCTCAACGAGACGCGCAGCACCTTGAAGAAGCGCCAGGAGATCGGCCGTGGCCTGCGCCTGCCGGTGGACCAGACCGGCCGGCGCGTCTTCGACGAGTCCGTGAACCGGCTCTTCGTCATGGCCAACGAGAGCTACGAGGACTTCGCGCGCGCGCTCCAGAGCGAGTACGAGGAGGACTGCGGCGTCCGCTTCGGCAAGGTGCCGATCACGGCCCTCGCCCGGCTCGTGCGCGTCGTCGGCGGTGAGGAGCAGCCGATCGGGCGTGTGGCGGCCGGGGAGATCCGCGACAGCCTCGTCGGCCAGGGATTGCTGGATGCCGAGGGACGGATCCAGCCCGCCTTCGATCCCCGCAAGCCGGGCTTCGCGCTGGTGCTGCCCGACGCGCACGCGCCGCTCGCTCCAGCCGTGGTGGACCTGCTGGCGTCGTACCAGATCGAGCGCCACATCCAGCGCGAGCGCGACCAGCGCGAGAACGTGCTCCGCAAGGAGGTCCAGCTCGGCCCCGAGTTCGAGGCGCTCTGGAACCGCATCAAGCCGCGCACCACGTACCGCGTCGAGTTCGACACCGAGACCCTGGTGGCGCGCTCGCTGGCCGCGCTGCGCCGGATGCCGCGCATCGAGAAGCCGGTCGTGCGCGTGAGCGCGGGGCGGATCGCGATCGGCCGTGGCGGTGTGAGCGCCGCGGGTGCGGGCGTGAGCGACGAGGAAGTCGACTGGGGGGACCGGCCCGTCCCGGACGTGCTCGCCTATCTCCAGAACGAGACCGAGCTGACCCGCGCCACGCTGGCGCGCATCCTCCGCGAGTGCGGCCGCCTGGCGGAGCTGTTCGCCGATCCCCAGCGTTTCCTCGACGCCGTCGCCGCGATCCTGAAGCACGCGCTGCACCGGCTCCTGGTGGACGGGATCAAGTACGAACGCCTCGGCGGGCCCGACGGTGACAGCGAATGGGAGATGACCCGGTTCGAGAGCCCGGAGCTGGTCGACCATCTCCGTTCGCTCGAAGTGAAGAGGTCGATCTACCCCTACGTGCAGTACGACTCCGAGGTCGAACGCAAGTTCGCCGAGCGCCTCGACCAGCGCGACGACATCCGCCTGTTCGTCAAGCTGCCGCGCTGGTTCGTCGTCGACACCCCCGTCGGCGCGTACAACCCGGACTGGGCGATCGTGAAGCAGGCCGACGAGACGGTGTACCTCGTGCGCGAGACGAAGAGCACGAAGGACTTCCTGAAGCTCCGCAGCCTGGAGGCGGACAAGGTCCGATGCGGTGAGCGTCACTTCGCCGCACTCGGCGTCTCCTTCCAGGCCGTCGTGTCTGCGGACGAGGTCTAG
- a CDS encoding DUF2442 domain-containing protein: MRLDEVVSVKVSGPHRLSVRFADGVSGEVEFRDSFFRGVFEPLRDPALFSAVHCAQGFVEWPGDLDLAPDAMHVELRRNGRWVLE, translated from the coding sequence ATGCGACTGGACGAGGTGGTCAGCGTGAAGGTCAGCGGTCCGCACCGCCTGTCGGTGCGCTTCGCGGACGGTGTCAGCGGGGAGGTCGAGTTCCGCGATTCGTTCTTCCGCGGCGTCTTCGAGCCGCTGCGGGATCCAGCGCTCTTCTCCGCAGTGCACTGCGCGCAGGGCTTCGTGGAATGGCCGGGGGACCTCGACCTGGCTCCCGACGCGATGCACGTCGAGCTGCGCCGCAACGGGCGCTGGGTGCTCGAATAG
- a CDS encoding DUF4160 domain-containing protein, protein MPRISYFYGITIRMFFADHPPPHFHAVYGGESAEIAIDTLEVIGGALPRRSLALVLEWAALHREELRVNWEQCRRHEQPRQIAPLE, encoded by the coding sequence TTGCCGAGGATCTCCTACTTCTACGGGATCACGATCCGCATGTTCTTCGCCGACCATCCTCCGCCTCACTTCCACGCCGTCTACGGCGGGGAGTCGGCCGAGATCGCGATCGACACGCTGGAGGTGATCGGGGGAGCCCTTCCTCGCCGCTCCCTGGCGCTGGTGCTCGAATGGGCGGCGCTCCACCGCGAGGAGCTGCGTGTCAACTGGGAGCAGTGCCGGCGCCACGAGCAGCCGCGCCAGATCGCTCCCCTGGAGTAG
- a CDS encoding PIN domain-containing protein, translating to MILVDTSVWIEVLRRVRPLDLEALVDFDEVVTCLPVIQEVLQGFADERAYRLAREAMLALPIVESPLADATVLEAVALYRAARRAGRTVRSSVDCLIAACALRHDLEVLHRDRDYAALAAVSGLRARAI from the coding sequence GTGATCCTCGTCGACACGTCGGTCTGGATCGAGGTCCTGCGGCGCGTGCGGCCGCTCGACCTCGAGGCCCTCGTGGACTTCGACGAGGTCGTCACCTGCCTGCCGGTGATCCAGGAGGTGCTGCAGGGCTTTGCCGACGAGCGCGCCTACCGTCTCGCGCGCGAAGCGATGCTGGCGCTGCCGATCGTCGAGTCGCCGCTCGCCGACGCCACCGTCCTCGAGGCCGTCGCGCTCTACCGCGCCGCCCGCCGGGCCGGCCGCACGGTGCGTTCCTCGGTCGACTGCCTGATCGCCGCGTGCGCGCTCCGTCACGACCTCGAGGTCCTGCACCGCGACCGCGACTACGCGGCGCTCGCGGCCGTGTCGGGCCTGCGCGCGCGCGCAATCTGA
- a CDS encoding type II toxin-antitoxin system VapB family antitoxin — protein MKRTNLVLPEDLLEEATRLSGEKTYSRAVQRALEEFVRRVKARRILELRGSGLWEGELATMRRDRVAARPGRRG, from the coding sequence ATGAAACGTACGAATCTTGTGCTTCCTGAGGATCTGCTGGAGGAGGCGACGCGCCTCTCCGGCGAGAAGACCTACTCGCGGGCGGTGCAGCGGGCGCTCGAGGAGTTCGTCCGGCGCGTCAAGGCCCGCCGGATCCTGGAGCTGCGCGGATCGGGCCTCTGGGAGGGAGAGCTGGCCACGATGCGCCGCGACCGGGTCGCGGCGCGGCCGGGCCGGCGCGGGTGA
- the mfd gene encoding transcription-repair coupling factor, whose protein sequence is MEPAPPRHLDELLERVLARAGPVRVTGLRGAARALVAARLARASAPGPALVVAPDAKAADALLDDLTAFLGEPPPEEGGRVRAFPRPDTLPYDRHSPQPFVVAQRMDALYRLLAEPAELVLVAPVTALALRVPSREAVRGRTVHLEVGQTIDRDALVEQLLAAGYARMPLVEERGELAVRGGIVDLFPPHRRRPVRIELLGDDVESIREFDAASQRSQEKLVHVAAPPPRELLLDRGLLIARGEEIRARVEHEGASPREIDALLDALLRGHLPPGAEALAPVLAPGLETPFDWLPPGTLVAIEEPEACRERLARFAEEAAHGHRVAREAARPVAPPGELLLAPGAVWAALDRLRSVSLERLDVADDTGVPRLALRTADHDELRRELVRARAGDAALLPLVTRLEGWLRERWRVVLAAPALSGAERLRQLLAEYGLDPKLVRDARPVPAWGRSGRVEVRVAGVSEGFALPGERFALVTEEEVFGPRERRRHHLSIRETAAIEGLGQLQPGDPLVHHEHGIGIYRGLVSLALDLRGAGPRVEGEFLRLEYEGGDRLFVPVHRLNLVQRYVGAEGVAPKLDKLGGQSWEKTRRQVKGSLRDMARELLGLHAARELAEGFAFSPRDRALEEFEAAFPYEETPDQHAAIEDVLADMQRPKPMDRLVCGDVGFGKTEVAIRAAFQAVSAGKQVAVLVPTTVLCAQHEETFRRRFDGHPVRIESLSRFRTPKDARAVLEGLRSGRVDIVIGTHRLLQKHVEFRDLGLLVVDEEHRFGVADKERIKRLRKTVDVLTLTATPIPRTLQLAFAGLRDLSVIHTPPADRLSIRTQVARWSESLIREAVLREVRRGGQVFFVHNRVHSIGEIAEMLARVVPEVRVVVAHGQMGERELEARMLRFLHGEADLLLSTTIIESGLDVGRANTMLVDRADHFGLAQLYQLRGRIGRSHHRAYCYLLVRGAERTLSDDAKKRLEAIQSFTELGSGFKLASMDLEIRGAGNLLGAEQSGNLAAVGFDAYMELLEETVEELRGRARPPAVDPEIRLPVAARLPDDYVPDVSQRLVLYKRLASAPDEADVDRIRDELLDRFGPCPPETANLLAVIRLKIAARRLGVAAVDLAGDQIVLTAAETTRIDPRRLVNLLTHPTAGIRVAPNHRIYAPVAGDARDPEHLFGAAHALLGQLAA, encoded by the coding sequence ATGGAGCCGGCCCCGCCCCGCCACCTCGACGAGCTGCTCGAGCGCGTGCTCGCGCGCGCGGGGCCGGTGCGGGTCACGGGGCTGCGCGGCGCCGCGCGGGCGCTCGTGGCGGCGCGGCTCGCACGCGCGTCGGCGCCGGGACCGGCGCTGGTGGTCGCGCCCGACGCCAAGGCCGCGGACGCGCTCCTCGACGACCTCACGGCCTTCCTCGGCGAGCCGCCGCCCGAGGAGGGCGGCCGGGTGCGCGCCTTCCCGCGTCCCGACACCCTGCCCTACGACCGGCACTCGCCGCAGCCCTTCGTGGTGGCGCAGCGCATGGACGCGCTCTACCGGCTCCTCGCCGAGCCGGCGGAGCTGGTGCTGGTGGCGCCCGTCACGGCGCTTGCGCTGCGCGTGCCGTCGCGCGAGGCGGTGCGCGGGCGCACGGTCCACCTGGAGGTCGGCCAGACGATCGACCGCGACGCGCTCGTCGAGCAGCTCCTCGCCGCCGGCTACGCGCGCATGCCGCTCGTCGAGGAGCGCGGCGAGCTGGCGGTGCGGGGCGGCATCGTCGACCTCTTCCCGCCGCACCGGCGGCGCCCGGTGCGGATCGAGCTGCTCGGGGACGACGTCGAGTCGATCCGCGAGTTCGACGCGGCGAGCCAGCGCTCGCAGGAGAAGCTCGTGCACGTGGCGGCGCCGCCGCCGCGCGAGCTGCTCCTCGACCGCGGCCTCCTGATCGCGCGCGGCGAGGAGATCCGCGCGCGCGTCGAACACGAGGGCGCGTCGCCCCGCGAGATCGACGCGCTCCTCGACGCGCTGCTGCGCGGGCACCTTCCCCCCGGAGCCGAAGCGCTGGCGCCGGTCCTCGCGCCGGGCCTCGAGACGCCCTTCGACTGGCTGCCGCCCGGGACCCTCGTCGCGATCGAAGAGCCGGAGGCGTGCCGCGAGCGCCTCGCTCGCTTCGCCGAGGAGGCCGCCCACGGCCACCGGGTGGCGCGCGAGGCGGCGCGTCCGGTGGCGCCGCCCGGCGAGCTGCTGCTCGCGCCGGGCGCCGTGTGGGCCGCGCTCGATCGCCTCCGCTCGGTGTCGCTCGAGCGCCTCGACGTGGCCGACGACACGGGGGTGCCGCGCCTCGCCTTGCGCACGGCCGACCACGACGAGCTGCGCCGCGAGCTCGTCCGCGCGCGCGCCGGCGACGCCGCCCTGCTCCCGCTCGTGACCCGGCTCGAGGGCTGGCTGCGCGAGCGCTGGCGGGTGGTGCTGGCGGCGCCGGCGCTCTCGGGCGCCGAGCGCCTGCGCCAGCTCCTCGCCGAGTACGGCCTCGACCCGAAGCTGGTTCGCGACGCGCGCCCCGTCCCGGCGTGGGGCCGCTCGGGACGCGTCGAGGTGCGGGTCGCCGGCGTCTCCGAGGGCTTCGCGCTGCCCGGCGAGCGCTTCGCGCTCGTCACGGAGGAGGAGGTCTTCGGCCCGCGCGAGCGCCGCCGCCACCACCTCTCGATCCGCGAGACCGCGGCGATCGAAGGCCTGGGCCAGCTCCAGCCGGGCGATCCCCTCGTGCACCACGAGCACGGGATCGGCATCTACCGCGGGCTCGTGTCGCTGGCGCTCGACCTGCGTGGCGCCGGCCCGCGCGTCGAGGGCGAGTTCCTGCGCCTCGAGTACGAGGGCGGCGACCGGCTCTTCGTACCGGTGCACCGGCTCAACCTCGTGCAGCGCTACGTGGGCGCCGAGGGCGTCGCCCCGAAGCTCGACAAGCTCGGCGGGCAGAGCTGGGAGAAGACGCGCCGGCAGGTGAAGGGCTCCCTGCGCGACATGGCGCGCGAGCTCCTCGGCCTGCACGCCGCCCGCGAGCTCGCCGAGGGCTTCGCCTTCTCCCCGCGCGACCGCGCGCTCGAGGAGTTCGAGGCCGCCTTCCCCTACGAGGAGACGCCGGACCAGCACGCCGCGATCGAGGACGTGCTGGCCGACATGCAGCGCCCGAAGCCGATGGACCGGCTCGTGTGCGGCGACGTCGGCTTCGGCAAGACGGAGGTGGCGATCCGCGCGGCCTTCCAGGCGGTGAGCGCCGGCAAGCAGGTGGCCGTGCTGGTGCCCACCACCGTCCTGTGCGCGCAGCACGAGGAGACCTTCCGCCGGCGCTTCGACGGCCACCCCGTGCGCATCGAGTCGCTCTCGCGCTTCCGCACCCCGAAGGACGCCCGGGCCGTGCTCGAGGGGCTGCGCAGCGGCCGGGTCGACATCGTGATCGGAACCCACCGGCTGCTCCAGAAGCACGTCGAGTTCCGCGACCTCGGGCTCCTGGTGGTGGACGAGGAGCACCGCTTCGGGGTCGCCGACAAGGAGCGCATCAAGCGGCTGCGCAAGACCGTGGACGTGCTGACCCTCACCGCGACGCCGATCCCGCGCACGCTCCAGCTCGCCTTCGCCGGCCTGCGCGACCTGTCGGTGATCCACACGCCGCCCGCCGACCGGCTCTCGATCCGCACCCAGGTGGCGCGCTGGTCGGAGTCGCTGATCCGCGAGGCGGTGCTGCGCGAGGTGCGGCGCGGCGGGCAGGTGTTCTTCGTGCACAACCGGGTGCACTCGATCGGCGAGATCGCCGAGATGCTGGCGCGCGTGGTGCCGGAGGTGCGCGTGGTGGTGGCGCACGGGCAGATGGGCGAGCGCGAGCTCGAGGCGCGCATGCTGCGCTTCCTCCACGGCGAGGCGGACCTGCTGCTCTCGACCACGATCATCGAGAGCGGCCTCGACGTGGGCCGCGCCAACACGATGCTGGTGGACCGCGCCGACCACTTCGGGCTCGCCCAGCTCTACCAGCTGCGGGGCCGGATCGGCCGCAGCCACCACCGCGCCTACTGCTACCTCCTCGTGCGCGGCGCCGAGCGTACGCTCAGCGACGACGCGAAGAAGCGCCTCGAGGCGATCCAGTCCTTCACCGAGCTCGGCAGCGGCTTCAAGCTCGCGAGCATGGACCTCGAGATCCGCGGGGCCGGCAACCTGCTCGGCGCCGAGCAGTCGGGCAACCTCGCCGCGGTCGGCTTCGACGCGTACATGGAGCTGCTCGAGGAGACGGTCGAGGAGCTGCGGGGCCGGGCCCGCCCGCCGGCGGTGGACCCCGAGATCCGGCTCCCGGTCGCGGCGCGGCTCCCCGACGACTACGTGCCCGACGTGAGCCAGCGCCTCGTGCTCTACAAGCGCCTGGCCTCGGCGCCCGACGAGGCCGACGTCGACCGCATCCGCGACGAGCTGCTCGACCGCTTCGGGCCCTGCCCGCCCGAGACCGCCAACCTGCTGGCCGTGATCCGGCTCAAGATCGCGGCCCGCCGGCTCGGCGTGGCCGCCGTCGACCTGGCCGGCGACCAGATCGTCCTGACCGCCGCCGAGACCACCCGCATCGACCCGCGCCGGCTCGTGAACCTGCTGACCCACCCGACCGCGGGCATCCGCGTGGCACCGAACCACCGCATCTACGCACCGGTGGCCGGCGACGCGCGCGACCCCGAGCACCTGTTCGGGGCCGCGCACGCCCTGCTCGGCCAGCTCGCGGCCTGA